A single Leptospira barantonii DNA region contains:
- the rplF gene encoding 50S ribosomal protein L6 produces the protein MSRIGKAEIKLPDKVEVKQENANIKVKGPLGELSTPIFEGLSVKNENGIVKLERSNEDQKVVALHGLTRALLMNCVKGVSQGWEKNLEITGVGYRAQKRGEDLVMSLGYSHEVVYKAPKGIKIDVLEQLKIKVSGIDKQLVGQVAADIRSKRPPEPYKGKGIKYAEEFIKKKAGKTGKK, from the coding sequence ATGTCCAGAATTGGTAAGGCAGAAATCAAACTTCCCGACAAAGTCGAAGTGAAGCAAGAAAACGCAAATATTAAAGTAAAAGGTCCTCTTGGAGAACTTTCTACACCGATCTTTGAAGGTCTTTCCGTAAAGAACGAAAACGGAATCGTTAAACTCGAAAGAAGTAACGAGGACCAAAAGGTAGTCGCTCTTCACGGTTTAACCAGAGCCCTTCTGATGAATTGTGTAAAGGGTGTGAGCCAAGGTTGGGAAAAAAACCTCGAGATCACTGGGGTCGGTTACAGAGCCCAGAAAAGAGGAGAAGACTTGGTGATGAGCCTTGGGTATTCTCACGAAGTAGTTTATAAAGCTCCTAAAGGCATCAAGATCGATGTGCTGGAACAGCTGAAGATTAAGGTTAGCGGAATCGACAAACAACTTGTTGGACAAGTTGCGGCGGATATCCGTTCTAAAAGACCACCCGAGCCTTACAAAGGAAAGGGAATCAAATATGCTGAAGAGTTCATCAAGAAAAAGGCCGGAAAAACAGGTAAGAAGTAA
- the infA gene encoding translation initiation factor IF-1, protein MAKEEAITVDGTVLEPLPNAMFRVELENGHKVLAHISGKMRMHYIRILPGDKVTVELSPYDLSKGRITYRKK, encoded by the coding sequence GTGGCTAAGGAAGAAGCGATCACAGTAGATGGCACCGTACTTGAGCCCCTGCCCAACGCGATGTTTCGAGTAGAACTGGAAAACGGTCACAAGGTGTTGGCCCATATTTCCGGAAAGATGAGAATGCACTATATCCGGATTTTGCCGGGAGATAAGGTTACGGTAGAGCTTTCCCCTTATGATCTTTCTAAGGGAAGAATCACTTACCGCAAAAAATAG
- a CDS encoding 50S ribosomal protein L23 produces the protein MNLQDVILTPVVTEKSQDLETIGANSKKGTRMVKYTVKVHIDANKTLIKEAFKKIFKVTPSSVNVQVFRGKIKRFRNMPAPRPHWKKAVVTFRDGASIDFAKEA, from the coding sequence ATGAATCTCCAAGACGTAATTCTCACACCCGTAGTCACCGAGAAGTCTCAAGACCTCGAAACGATCGGAGCAAACAGCAAGAAAGGAACCAGAATGGTAAAATATACCGTTAAGGTTCATATCGACGCGAACAAAACTCTGATCAAAGAAGCGTTCAAAAAGATCTTCAAAGTAACTCCTTCTTCCGTAAACGTTCAAGTTTTCAGAGGAAAGATCAAACGTTTCAGAAACATGCCGGCTCCCCGTCCACATTGGAAAAAAGCAGTAGTGACTTTCCGTGACGGCGCAAGCATCGATTTCGCAAAGGAAGCATAA
- a CDS encoding adenylate kinase, with product MKNIIFMGPPGAGKGTQAKILCERLSIPQISTGDILREAVKNQTAMGVEAKRYMDAGDLVPDSVVIGIIKDRIREADCKNGFLLDGFPRTVEQADALDALLKGENKSIDKAINLQVPDAELLKRLLSRAEIEGRADDNEATIKNRLDNYNKKTLPLLDFYAAQKKLSQVNGVGSLEEVTSLIQKELA from the coding sequence GTGAAGAACATTATCTTCATGGGGCCTCCCGGGGCGGGAAAGGGCACGCAAGCGAAGATTCTTTGCGAACGTCTTTCCATCCCTCAGATTTCCACCGGTGATATTCTCCGCGAAGCGGTGAAGAATCAAACCGCAATGGGAGTCGAAGCAAAACGTTATATGGATGCCGGCGATTTGGTACCCGATTCCGTTGTGATCGGAATCATCAAAGACCGCATTCGTGAAGCGGATTGCAAAAACGGATTTTTATTGGATGGATTCCCGAGAACCGTGGAACAAGCGGACGCTCTGGACGCGCTTTTGAAAGGCGAAAACAAATCCATCGATAAGGCGATCAATCTTCAGGTTCCGGATGCGGAACTTTTGAAACGATTGCTGAGCCGTGCGGAGATCGAAGGCCGCGCGGACGACAACGAAGCGACGATCAAAAATCGTCTGGATAATTATAACAAGAAGACATTACCTCTTCTGGATTTTTACGCGGCTCAAAAGAAACTTTCTCAAGTGAACGGCGTTGGATCTCTCGAAGAAGTAACTTCTTTGATTCAAAAGGAGCTAGCGTAA
- a CDS encoding type Z 30S ribosomal protein S14 → MAKTSITVRHQRKKKFEVREYNRCPICGRSRGYLRRFDMCRICFRKLASGAQIPGVVKSSW, encoded by the coding sequence ATGGCTAAAACTTCTATAACCGTAAGACACCAGAGAAAGAAAAAGTTCGAGGTAAGAGAGTATAACCGTTGTCCGATCTGCGGAAGATCACGCGGGTACCTCAGAAGATTCGATATGTGCAGAATTTGCTTCCGGAAACTCGCGAGCGGAGCTCAGATTCCCGGCGTAGTAAAATCATCCTGGTGA
- the rpsS gene encoding 30S ribosomal protein S19: protein MARSIKKGPFIDDHLMKKITKLNSENQKKPFKTWSRRSTIFPDMVGHTVMVHNGKQFTPVYINENMIGHKLGEFSPTRTFRGHVAGDKKAGKK, encoded by the coding sequence ATGGCTAGAAGTATTAAAAAAGGTCCGTTCATCGACGATCATCTCATGAAGAAGATCACCAAGTTGAACTCCGAAAACCAAAAGAAACCTTTCAAAACCTGGTCCAGAAGAAGTACGATCTTCCCGGATATGGTTGGACACACAGTAATGGTTCATAACGGGAAACAATTCACTCCCGTTTACATCAACGAGAACATGATCGGGCATAAATTGGGAGAATTCTCTCCTACAAGAACTTTCCGCGGTCACGTTGCCGGGGATAAAAAGGCGGGCAAGAAGTAA
- the secY gene encoding preprotein translocase subunit SecY, whose protein sequence is MLTTFKNIFRIPELRQKIIFTLSMLLLFRMGTHITIPGINPVVVAGIANDPSSEGLLGMVDLFAGGALLKFSIFALGIMPYISSSIVMQLFMVLVPSLQKLQKEGEEGRKKIGQYTKYGTVILCAIQSLAVIQLAKGWSTGTELEPARYPGLINSSVIPYFYLIGILSITTGTVLLIWLGEQITERGIGNGISLLIFAGIIGRLPESMVQLFSTDTMDALNVLILLILFILLISLTVLLTQGVRKVPLQYGKQMVGRKMVQAKSQSIPFKVNGANVMPIIFASSLILFPQTIIQWLSSSSEQWAGWAIIMDFFNPFSQIWYHALFYFVIYTSLIVFFAYFYTAIQFNPSELAENLKKYGGFIPGIRPGSHTKEYIEKVLNRITLPGAMFLAGLALAPYIIIKFLDLSSNSGGGSLVYTFGGTSLLIMVGVALETLKQIESQLLMRNYEGFMKKSKIKGRS, encoded by the coding sequence ATGCTTACAACTTTTAAAAACATATTTAGAATTCCGGAGTTACGCCAGAAGATTATTTTCACTCTGAGCATGCTTCTGTTGTTCCGTATGGGTACGCACATTACGATTCCCGGCATCAACCCCGTTGTGGTTGCCGGAATCGCGAATGATCCATCTTCCGAAGGACTTCTCGGAATGGTGGATCTTTTTGCGGGTGGAGCTTTGTTGAAATTCTCCATCTTCGCTCTTGGGATCATGCCTTACATTTCCTCGTCGATCGTAATGCAGTTGTTTATGGTCCTCGTTCCTTCCCTTCAAAAACTTCAAAAAGAAGGAGAAGAAGGAAGAAAGAAAATCGGTCAGTACACTAAATACGGAACCGTGATTCTTTGTGCGATTCAATCCTTAGCTGTGATTCAACTCGCGAAAGGTTGGTCCACCGGAACCGAACTCGAGCCTGCACGTTATCCAGGTTTGATCAATTCTTCCGTGATTCCTTATTTCTATTTAATCGGTATCTTATCCATTACTACCGGAACCGTTCTTTTGATTTGGCTCGGCGAGCAGATCACCGAACGTGGAATCGGAAACGGAATTTCTCTTTTGATCTTCGCGGGGATCATCGGAAGACTTCCGGAATCTATGGTTCAACTTTTCTCCACCGATACGATGGACGCGTTGAACGTTCTTATCCTTTTGATTCTTTTTATCCTTCTCATTTCCTTAACCGTTCTTTTGACGCAAGGTGTGAGAAAGGTCCCTCTGCAGTATGGAAAGCAGATGGTGGGAAGAAAAATGGTTCAGGCGAAAAGCCAATCCATTCCTTTTAAAGTGAACGGCGCGAACGTTATGCCGATCATCTTCGCTTCTTCCTTGATCTTGTTTCCACAGACGATCATTCAGTGGTTGTCTTCGAGTAGCGAGCAGTGGGCGGGTTGGGCGATCATTATGGACTTTTTCAATCCATTCTCCCAAATCTGGTATCACGCATTGTTTTACTTCGTGATCTACACTTCTTTGATTGTATTTTTCGCATACTTTTACACTGCGATTCAGTTCAACCCTTCCGAGTTGGCTGAGAACTTGAAAAAATACGGCGGGTTCATTCCCGGTATTCGCCCAGGTTCTCACACGAAAGAATACATCGAAAAGGTATTAAACAGAATCACTCTTCCCGGCGCGATGTTTCTCGCGGGATTGGCTCTGGCTCCTTACATCATCATCAAATTCTTAGATCTTAGCTCCAACTCCGGAGGAGGATCTCTGGTTTATACATTCGGTGGAACCTCTCTTTTGATTATGGTAGGGGTTGCACTCGAGACTTTGAAACAAATCGAGTCTCAACTTTTAATGAGAAATTATGAAGGCTTCATGAAGAAGTCTAAAATTAAGGGAAGGTCTTAA
- the rplP gene encoding 50S ribosomal protein L16, with protein sequence MLSPKRVKFRKRQRGRLKGTDERGSAVSFGEFGLKAVTSGRLTARQIEAARITINRQVKRGGKLWIRIFPHTPITKKPAETRMGKGKGNPEFWIAEIRPGRILFEMSGIDEETAKKALSLASYKLPIHTEFVKRSAL encoded by the coding sequence ATGTTATCACCTAAACGTGTAAAGTTCAGAAAAAGACAAAGAGGACGGCTGAAAGGAACCGATGAAAGAGGTTCCGCGGTTTCCTTCGGAGAATTCGGTTTAAAAGCCGTTACTTCCGGAAGATTGACCGCTAGACAGATCGAAGCCGCAAGGATTACTATCAACCGCCAAGTAAAAAGAGGCGGGAAACTCTGGATCAGGATTTTTCCTCACACTCCGATCACTAAAAAACCCGCCGAAACTCGGATGGGTAAAGGAAAGGGGAACCCGGAGTTCTGGATTGCTGAAATCCGTCCCGGAAGAATTCTTTTTGAAATGAGCGGTATCGATGAAGAAACCGCAAAGAAGGCCCTTAGCTTGGCTTCTTACAAATTACCGATTCATACTGAATTCGTGAAAAGGTCTGCTCTATGA
- the rpsC gene encoding 30S ribosomal protein S3, whose product MGQKVNPIGLRIGITRGWDSIWFSQSDYKKNLHEDIKIRKFIQGRFNNAGIVKVVIERFPEKINVNLHTAKPGIVIGQKGSNIEAVKKILKTMTDKPVNLNIIEVKKPETVAQCIAESIALQIEQRQPFRRVMKQELRRAMRGGVEGIKILISGRLNGADMARRENYKEGRIPLHTLRAKIDLGFKEAKTTFGQIGVKVWTYSGDFIQSKEESEEDKYAVKRRTS is encoded by the coding sequence ATGGGACAGAAAGTAAATCCAATCGGTTTAAGAATCGGGATCACAAGAGGCTGGGACTCAATTTGGTTCTCCCAGTCCGATTATAAAAAGAATCTTCATGAAGACATCAAGATCCGTAAGTTCATCCAAGGCCGTTTTAACAACGCCGGAATCGTAAAAGTGGTAATCGAAAGATTCCCAGAGAAGATCAACGTGAATCTTCACACTGCGAAGCCCGGTATCGTAATCGGTCAGAAAGGTTCCAACATCGAAGCCGTTAAGAAAATTCTTAAGACGATGACCGATAAACCGGTGAACCTGAACATCATCGAAGTAAAAAAACCGGAAACCGTAGCTCAGTGTATCGCGGAATCCATCGCTCTTCAGATCGAGCAAAGACAACCTTTCCGGAGAGTTATGAAACAAGAACTTCGCCGCGCTATGAGAGGCGGAGTGGAAGGAATTAAAATTCTGATCTCCGGTCGTTTGAACGGAGCGGACATGGCGAGAAGAGAGAACTACAAAGAGGGAAGAATTCCTCTCCATACTCTTCGCGCGAAGATCGATCTCGGATTTAAAGAAGCAAAAACCACTTTCGGACAAATCGGCGTTAAGGTTTGGACTTATAGTGGGGACTTCATTCAGAGCAAAGAAGAATCTGAAGAAGATAAATACGCAGTAAAGAGAAGAACCAGCTAA
- the rpsE gene encoding 30S ribosomal protein S5 translates to MAYQDEESKEYSEKVVKIDRVAKVVKGGRRFSFNALSVVGDQKGKVGIGFGKANEVPDAIRKSIEAAKKHLVKINFKGHTIPHEVVGKFKSARVLLKPSTAGTGIIAGASVRSIVEKAGIQDILTKSWGSSNPVNIVKATLDALEQLETPILAAKKRGISLNRLFGKD, encoded by the coding sequence ATGGCATATCAAGACGAAGAATCGAAAGAATATTCTGAGAAGGTCGTAAAGATCGACCGCGTAGCGAAGGTGGTAAAAGGGGGACGTAGATTCTCCTTTAACGCACTCAGTGTTGTAGGCGATCAAAAAGGCAAAGTGGGAATCGGTTTCGGTAAAGCGAACGAGGTTCCCGATGCGATCCGTAAATCGATCGAAGCCGCAAAGAAACATTTAGTAAAAATCAATTTCAAAGGTCATACGATTCCTCACGAAGTGGTCGGAAAATTCAAATCAGCAAGAGTGCTTTTGAAACCGAGTACTGCGGGAACCGGGATTATCGCGGGAGCTTCCGTTCGTTCCATCGTGGAAAAAGCGGGAATCCAAGACATTCTTACCAAGTCTTGGGGATCTTCCAATCCTGTGAACATCGTAAAGGCTACCCTCGACGCACTCGAGCAATTGGAAACTCCGATTCTCGCGGCGAAAAAAAGAGGAATCAGCCTGAATAGACTTTTTGGAAAAGACTGA
- the rplO gene encoding 50S ribosomal protein L15, protein MKKERLEQAAAFGKERAKKKKNTDTTSNLVPVPKGAKKEKKRVGRGPGSKVGKTAGRGSKGQYARNTVRRGFEGGQMPIHRRLPKRGFTAKFHKDFYPVNLRDIEKSGLTGNIDAKIMVQSKILDKETTLFKILGTGEIKKAIHVIADGFSQSAKEKIEKAGGSIKLRAEIELAASETKK, encoded by the coding sequence ATGAAAAAAGAAAGACTCGAGCAAGCGGCGGCGTTCGGTAAAGAGCGCGCGAAGAAGAAAAAAAACACCGACACTACTTCCAATCTGGTTCCGGTTCCGAAAGGAGCGAAAAAAGAGAAGAAGAGAGTGGGACGCGGTCCGGGCTCTAAAGTCGGTAAAACCGCCGGTCGCGGATCCAAAGGACAGTATGCAAGAAATACGGTTCGTCGCGGATTCGAAGGTGGTCAGATGCCGATCCACAGAAGACTTCCGAAACGCGGTTTTACAGCCAAGTTTCACAAGGATTTCTACCCTGTGAACCTCAGAGACATCGAGAAATCAGGTTTGACCGGGAACATAGATGCAAAAATTATGGTTCAATCCAAGATTCTTGATAAAGAAACGACACTTTTTAAGATTTTGGGGACCGGAGAAATCAAAAAAGCGATTCATGTGATCGCGGACGGATTTTCTCAATCGGCTAAAGAAAAAATCGAGAAAGCTGGCGGATCTATCAAATTGCGCGCAGAAATCGAATTAGCCGCATCTGAAACTAAAAAATAA
- the rplB gene encoding 50S ribosomal protein L2 encodes MGIKKFKPVTSASRYKSVLDFKEITETEPYKPLTLTLNYKAGRGEGGKISVRHKGGRVKRKYRIIDFRRRKTDIQAVVKTLEYDPNRSAFISLICYKDGEYAYILAPDGIKVGDTVQSGLGSEIKIGNAMPIGKIPPGTNVHNVELQIGRGGQIARTAGSFGTIAGRDGEYILLKLPSTEVRKVHENCFATVGICSNKDHNLVSIGKAGRSRWLGKRPTVRGVVMNPVDHPHGGGEGRTSGGRHPVSPWGQPTKGYKTRRSTRPSDKFIVQKRKRNRNR; translated from the coding sequence ATGGGAATCAAAAAGTTTAAACCCGTAACTTCCGCAAGCCGTTATAAATCCGTTCTGGATTTCAAAGAAATCACGGAAACGGAACCGTATAAACCTTTAACCCTTACCCTGAACTACAAAGCGGGTAGAGGAGAGGGCGGAAAAATTTCCGTTCGTCATAAGGGCGGTCGCGTAAAAAGAAAATATCGTATCATCGACTTCAGACGTAGAAAGACCGATATCCAAGCGGTTGTAAAAACTCTGGAATACGATCCGAACCGTTCCGCATTCATCTCTTTGATCTGTTACAAGGACGGGGAATACGCATACATTCTTGCTCCGGACGGAATCAAAGTAGGCGATACGGTTCAATCCGGTCTCGGTTCCGAAATTAAAATCGGAAACGCAATGCCGATCGGAAAAATTCCACCGGGCACAAACGTGCATAACGTGGAACTTCAAATCGGAAGAGGCGGACAAATCGCAAGAACCGCAGGTTCTTTCGGAACGATCGCAGGCCGCGACGGAGAATACATTCTTTTGAAACTTCCTTCGACCGAAGTTCGTAAGGTTCACGAGAATTGTTTCGCAACCGTCGGAATTTGCAGTAATAAAGATCACAACCTGGTTTCCATTGGAAAGGCGGGAAGATCCCGTTGGCTCGGAAAACGCCCAACCGTTCGCGGGGTCGTAATGAACCCTGTGGATCACCCACATGGTGGTGGTGAGGGTCGTACTTCCGGAGGTCGTCACCCTGTTTCTCCTTGGGGACAACCGACTAAGGGTTACAAAACCAGAAGATCAACTCGTCCGAGCGATAAGTTTATCGTTCAGAAGAGAAAACGGAACAGGAACAGGTAA
- the rplN gene encoding 50S ribosomal protein L14, with amino-acid sequence MIQQETWLQVADNSGIKKVMCIKVLGGSKKRYASVGDEIIVAVKDAQPAFGLKDSTGKKVHNKAVQRAVVVRTTKEIRRPDGSYIRFDDNACAIIDDKGNPKGTRIFGPVARELRDKKYAKIISLAPEVL; translated from the coding sequence ATGATCCAGCAAGAAACTTGGTTACAGGTTGCGGATAACTCCGGAATCAAAAAAGTAATGTGTATTAAAGTGCTGGGCGGATCCAAAAAGAGATACGCTTCCGTCGGCGACGAAATCATCGTCGCGGTAAAAGACGCTCAGCCTGCTTTCGGTCTGAAAGATTCTACCGGTAAAAAAGTTCATAACAAAGCGGTTCAAAGAGCCGTGGTCGTAAGAACTACCAAAGAAATCAGAAGACCGGACGGATCTTACATCCGTTTCGACGACAACGCTTGCGCGATCATCGACGACAAGGGAAATCCAAAGGGAACCAGGATCTTCGGACCTGTTGCCCGCGAACTCAGAGATAAAAAATACGCTAAGATTATCTCTCTGGCTCCGGAGGTATTATAA
- the rplR gene encoding 50S ribosomal protein L18 has product MIDKLKKSISKIKRAERSRFKLKKSGSRPRLVFNKSNKYLSCQIIDDVQGVTLAYAATSEKTFAGEGKSKKDKDAAKILGKLIAERGTQKGVKQVMLDRSGMIFHGRIAAFAEGAREAGLEF; this is encoded by the coding sequence ATGATTGATAAACTGAAGAAAAGTATTTCCAAAATCAAAAGAGCGGAACGTTCCAGATTTAAACTTAAAAAATCCGGAAGCCGCCCTCGTTTAGTTTTCAATAAATCGAACAAGTATCTGAGCTGTCAGATCATCGACGACGTTCAAGGTGTGACTCTTGCTTACGCCGCTACGTCCGAAAAAACTTTTGCCGGAGAAGGTAAAAGCAAAAAGGACAAGGACGCCGCAAAGATACTCGGAAAGTTGATCGCTGAAAGAGGCACCCAGAAGGGAGTTAAACAAGTCATGCTGGATCGTTCCGGAATGATCTTTCACGGAAGAATCGCCGCTTTCGCAGAAGGCGCGAGAGAAGCAGGACTGGAGTTCTAA
- the rpmC gene encoding 50S ribosomal protein L29: MKKIKLQELKDSEILEQLEEARKVLRNSRFQYGVARSLENPKVIHNTKKKIAKLLTIQRERQLKANPGEKKSKIFSRVKRKKKNLARLNAKVKG; encoded by the coding sequence ATGAAAAAGATCAAATTGCAAGAACTGAAAGACAGCGAAATTCTCGAACAACTCGAAGAAGCGAGAAAAGTTCTTAGAAACTCCCGTTTTCAATACGGAGTGGCTCGTTCTTTGGAAAACCCTAAGGTGATCCACAATACGAAAAAGAAAATCGCTAAACTTCTGACCATTCAGAGAGAAAGACAACTGAAGGCCAATCCGGGAGAAAAGAAATCTAAGATCTTCTCTCGTGTTAAAAGAAAGAAAAAAAATCTCGCGCGTTTAAACGCGAAGGTTAAGGGCTAA
- the rplV gene encoding 50S ribosomal protein L22 yields the protein MEAKAVARFVRMSPRKVRLVADEIRGYAVNEALDILKFTNKRAIEPLTKVILSASANASVLNDKVDSTQLFIKKIYVDEGPIMKRFRPRARGRAARIRKRLSHITVVLSD from the coding sequence ATGGAAGCTAAAGCAGTTGCTCGTTTCGTAAGAATGTCTCCGAGAAAAGTTCGCCTTGTTGCGGATGAAATTCGCGGATACGCAGTTAACGAAGCCCTTGATATTCTTAAGTTCACCAATAAAAGAGCGATCGAACCTTTGACAAAAGTGATTCTTTCCGCTTCCGCAAACGCGAGCGTTTTGAACGACAAGGTTGATTCTACTCAACTTTTTATCAAAAAGATCTACGTGGACGAAGGACCGATCATGAAACGTTTCCGTCCTCGTGCAAGAGGCCGTGCGGCGAGAATTAGAAAAAGACTGAGCCACATCACCGTGGTTCTCTCGGATTAA
- the rpsH gene encoding 30S ribosomal protein S8 gives MSMSDPIGDMLTRIRNAGRAKHETCLVPGSKIKKSILDLMKEEGFIRDYESVKVNETFEDYKVFLKYDQTKRPIIRELIRVSTPGRRVYIKSAEIRPYKNNIGTLIVSTSKGIMTGKNARKLKLGGEVILKMS, from the coding sequence ATGAGTATGTCAGATCCAATCGGAGATATGCTGACCCGCATCAGAAATGCTGGGAGAGCGAAACACGAGACTTGCCTGGTTCCAGGAAGTAAAATCAAGAAGTCAATTCTTGATCTCATGAAAGAAGAAGGCTTTATCAGAGACTACGAGTCCGTTAAAGTAAACGAAACTTTCGAAGATTATAAGGTTTTTCTAAAGTATGATCAGACCAAGCGTCCGATCATTCGCGAACTCATCAGAGTTTCCACTCCAGGAAGACGCGTGTATATCAAGAGCGCGGAGATTCGTCCGTATAAAAACAACATCGGTACTTTGATCGTTTCCACTTCGAAAGGAATCATGACCGGTAAAAACGCCCGTAAACTCAAATTGGGAGGTGAAGTAATCCTGAAGATGTCCTAA
- the rpsQ gene encoding 30S ribosomal protein S17, whose protein sequence is MTAGKQHINKSLLTEGRVVSNSMDKTVVIVVETRKTHPRFKKIVRKTVKLKVHDEKNECTIGDKILAIETRPLSREKRHRLYKIVEKAK, encoded by the coding sequence ATGACAGCCGGGAAACAACATATCAACAAATCGCTTCTTACTGAAGGGCGAGTTGTTAGCAACTCGATGGATAAGACCGTCGTTATCGTTGTGGAAACGAGAAAGACTCATCCTCGATTCAAAAAGATCGTCAGAAAAACCGTGAAACTCAAAGTTCATGACGAGAAAAACGAATGCACGATCGGGGATAAAATCCTCGCGATTGAAACTCGTCCACTGTCTAGAGAAAAAAGACATAGGCTCTACAAAATCGTAGAGAAGGCGAAGTGA
- the rplE gene encoding 50S ribosomal protein L5 produces the protein MAARLRTKYKNEIVPKLNEKFKFESIMQVPRLEKIVLNVGMGEAHTNPKALEAAVEELALITGQRPVKTKAKKSIAGFKIREGMSLGCMVTLRGDYMYEFLDRLVNVALPRVRDFKGVNDKGFDGRGNYNMSIKEQIIFPEIKVDKINTLYGINMTFVTNSKSNEEAFSLLAAFGMPYRNQK, from the coding sequence ATGGCAGCTAGACTCAGAACAAAATATAAGAACGAGATCGTTCCTAAATTAAACGAGAAGTTTAAATTCGAATCCATCATGCAGGTTCCACGTTTGGAAAAAATCGTGTTGAACGTGGGTATGGGCGAAGCTCATACAAACCCAAAAGCTCTCGAAGCCGCTGTGGAAGAATTAGCACTCATCACCGGACAAAGACCGGTTAAAACAAAGGCGAAAAAATCCATCGCGGGATTCAAAATCCGCGAAGGTATGAGCCTTGGTTGTATGGTGACTCTGCGCGGGGACTATATGTATGAGTTCCTCGACAGATTAGTGAACGTGGCTCTTCCCCGGGTTCGTGACTTCAAAGGAGTCAACGACAAGGGTTTCGACGGTCGCGGAAACTATAACATGAGCATTAAAGAACAGATCATTTTCCCGGAGATCAAGGTTGATAAGATCAACACTCTCTACGGGATCAATATGACTTTTGTAACCAATTCAAAATCGAACGAGGAAGCGTTTAGCCTTCTTGCAGCTTTTGGAATGCCTTACAGGAACCAGAAATAA
- the rpmD gene encoding 50S ribosomal protein L30, which yields MENIIVTQVKSSIGVKKEHRLTLNALGLRKTGQQRKHKVSPQLQGMLDSVRHLIKVEKA from the coding sequence ATGGAAAACATCATCGTAACCCAAGTAAAAAGTAGCATCGGAGTCAAGAAAGAACACAGATTGACTCTGAACGCTCTTGGCCTGAGAAAAACCGGGCAACAGAGAAAGCACAAAGTTTCTCCTCAACTGCAAGGGATGTTGGATTCAGTAAGACATCTCATCAAGGTTGAGAAGGCTTAA
- the rpmJ gene encoding 50S ribosomal protein L36, with amino-acid sequence MKVRTSVKKICSSCKVIRRKGVIRVICTNPKHKQRQA; translated from the coding sequence ATGAAAGTAAGAACATCAGTTAAGAAGATCTGCTCTAGCTGCAAGGTTATCAGAAGAAAAGGTGTGATTCGAGTGATCTGCACCAATCCTAAACACAAACAAAGGCAAGCATAA
- the rplX gene encoding 50S ribosomal protein L24 yields the protein MAKLTYRGSEYTKFKKFRFKKNDEVICIAGKEKGKKGKVLSIDKKRDRVIVEGLNKRKRFMRPTQENPQGGVIEVEAAIHISNVMFYDSKKKAGVRVGFETIKGKKVRVSRPDKKEL from the coding sequence ATGGCTAAGTTGACTTATCGTGGTTCCGAATACACGAAATTCAAAAAATTCCGCTTCAAGAAGAACGATGAAGTAATCTGCATCGCCGGAAAAGAGAAGGGAAAAAAAGGAAAGGTTCTCTCCATCGATAAGAAAAGAGACCGCGTTATCGTAGAAGGACTCAATAAAAGAAAACGTTTTATGAGACCTACTCAAGAGAATCCTCAAGGTGGAGTGATCGAAGTGGAAGCGGCGATTCATATCTCCAACGTGATGTTTTACGACTCCAAGAAAAAAGCGGGAGTTCGCGTAGGATTCGAAACTATCAAAGGGAAAAAGGTCCGCGTGAGCAGACCGGATAAGAAAGAGTTATAA